A part of Corynebacterium lactis RW2-5 genomic DNA contains:
- a CDS encoding DUF3107 domain-containing protein — MDITIGFVANTRELSIENVSGGEEKKADIVAKLQAGEGVIELTDGSGQTYLVQAEKVAYVRTGSVSDRKVGFFA; from the coding sequence ATGGATATCACTATTGGATTCGTAGCCAACACTCGCGAGCTCAGCATTGAAAACGTCTCCGGTGGGGAAGAGAAGAAGGCAGACATTGTCGCCAAGCTGCAAGCCGGTGAGGGGGTTATCGAGCTGACGGATGGCTCCGGTCAGACCTATCTCGTGCAGGCCGAAAAGGTCGCTTACGTCCGCACCGGTAGCGTGTCCGACCGGAAGGTCGGCTTCTTCGCCTAA
- a CDS encoding DUF3152 domain-containing protein, translated as MQQEPFLVHIARQWGWRAYAIPVLVVLTAVILFDIFAPSQGSTQGQATMESSASEERSGEPGPIPAEKYNSSFEVGDLPPGPPFAEKSSGEFKEVSLPQPKVGKGSEKPVAYAVEVESTVDATLSGGGDAFAATVNAIFADPRGWTADERYSFEAVKKDRKPTMLIQLVATETAHQICGNTLGMETSCFISGQSDGEPGRVIVNNARWSRGTIAFQGDLGLYRQYLVNHEVGHGLGYASHEPCAVDGAMAPIMMQQTLSLSNDELHRIDPNEVYAPDGKKCAPNGWPYPMGPQDKQAAPTQEAR; from the coding sequence ATGCAGCAGGAACCGTTTCTCGTTCACATCGCTAGGCAGTGGGGATGGCGCGCCTACGCCATCCCCGTTCTTGTCGTGCTTACGGCCGTCATTCTGTTCGATATCTTTGCCCCATCTCAGGGATCGACGCAGGGGCAGGCCACCATGGAGTCGTCGGCAAGCGAGGAGAGAAGCGGTGAGCCGGGGCCTATCCCGGCTGAGAAGTACAACTCCAGTTTTGAGGTGGGGGATCTGCCGCCGGGCCCTCCGTTTGCGGAGAAGTCCTCGGGGGAGTTTAAGGAAGTTTCGCTGCCCCAGCCAAAGGTGGGGAAGGGCTCCGAGAAGCCGGTGGCCTACGCCGTTGAGGTGGAAAGCACAGTGGATGCGACTCTCAGTGGCGGTGGTGATGCCTTCGCTGCGACTGTAAACGCAATCTTCGCCGATCCGCGAGGTTGGACTGCTGATGAGCGCTACTCCTTCGAAGCCGTGAAAAAGGACCGTAAACCCACCATGCTGATTCAGCTTGTGGCGACCGAGACCGCGCATCAGATTTGCGGAAATACCCTCGGGATGGAGACGTCCTGCTTTATCTCTGGCCAGTCGGATGGGGAGCCCGGCCGCGTCATCGTGAACAATGCGCGATGGTCGCGAGGGACTATTGCTTTCCAAGGTGACCTGGGACTCTACCGCCAGTACCTTGTGAATCACGAGGTCGGTCACGGTCTGGGGTATGCCTCGCACGAGCCGTGTGCGGTTGATGGCGCAATGGCGCCAATCATGATGCAGCAGACGCTCAGCCTGTCTAATGATGAGCTGCATCGCATTGACCCCAACGAGGTCTATGCTCCAGACGGCAAGAAGTGCGCTCCAAATGGATGGCCGTACCCGATGGGGCCGCAGGATAAGCAGGCGGCACCGACTCAGGAAGCGAGGTAG
- a CDS encoding TIGR02569 family protein: protein MPADLKTPPQHVLDAFGAKGEPTRAGRAWDNGWVYGSIVLSPVHNPAQALWSAKLRDAADIDGVRVASSVRTSDGRQILAGWQARHFVGGELVPRADETIVAAARIEESLAGISRPQFLVDRKPDLFVTCDRASWAADPIELLEQVLDPNSIPRSDCAEALTTAGDLLAHRDELVVPAEYVQICHADVVGTLLYDGSTAPILTDIVPAWHVRGWTAALTAVDSLSMMGADEELLRRFDHLPDFGPLLVRAACYRLFVHAVHPESQPGAYRGLARAASLVRAFVGG from the coding sequence ATGCCGGCAGACTTGAAGACCCCTCCGCAGCATGTCCTTGACGCCTTCGGGGCGAAGGGCGAACCTACGCGAGCGGGTCGTGCCTGGGATAACGGGTGGGTGTACGGCTCAATCGTCTTGTCTCCCGTGCACAATCCGGCACAGGCGCTGTGGTCAGCGAAGTTACGTGATGCCGCGGACATTGACGGCGTGCGGGTTGCCAGCTCAGTACGAACCTCAGATGGTCGCCAGATACTCGCAGGTTGGCAGGCGCGTCATTTCGTAGGTGGGGAGCTAGTCCCGCGTGCGGACGAAACCATTGTCGCCGCGGCTCGTATCGAGGAATCGCTGGCGGGAATTTCCCGGCCCCAGTTCCTCGTCGATCGGAAGCCGGACTTATTCGTGACCTGTGATCGCGCTTCCTGGGCAGCAGATCCTATCGAGCTACTCGAGCAGGTTCTAGACCCAAACAGTATCCCGCGCTCCGATTGCGCCGAGGCCCTGACTACCGCCGGCGATTTGCTCGCGCACCGCGACGAGCTTGTCGTCCCCGCAGAGTATGTGCAGATCTGCCACGCAGATGTTGTGGGCACCCTGCTTTACGACGGCTCCACGGCGCCGATTCTCACGGATATCGTGCCGGCATGGCATGTCCGTGGGTGGACCGCCGCGCTTACGGCAGTCGATAGCTTGTCGATGATGGGTGCAGACGAAGAATTGCTTCGTCGCTTCGACCATCTGCCTGATTTTGGGCCTCTCTTGGTGCGTGCGGCTTGTTACCGACTCTTTGTCCATGCAGTGCACCCCGAGTCGCAGCCGGGTGCATACCGAGGTTTGGCCCGAGCGGCCTCTCTGGTTCGCGCATTCGTCGGAGGCTAG
- a CDS encoding ATP-dependent DNA helicase, with the protein MKLEGMPKVRFVQGGLASARSWRGTEAELLLPSLNPGLVVGGSVSRQPVVGILGGPGTGKSSLLVDLAVDYMLAGVPAERILVIAQSKEAAAQLRKNVDARLAAHHAESAGENSSEWLKGAGPGGMVRALHSLAFAVVRDAAVGRGEPEPSLTTGARQDAVVRQLLAGHAEDGGSYWPQSLRPALSYLGMARAVRDFLLRAAERGLDGSDLQKLGEEEGIEQWVAAGKFMDEYQQTMRLAWEPSLNAAELVTKALAEIDLDPSVLSRWGKEIVLIDDAEHLSPESARLVHRFVEQAAVAVIAGDEDQSVFHFRGASNEYLRNAGRGESGQVIELQHSYRCRPEVAAVANAVAQKLPKPPSYRGIESAGMVEREKPAEQKVSRAHASVRISTLPTSLAERGTIADYLRRAHAERGIAWRDMAVIVRAGAGETSLFRALSRAGVPVQVDPTDVVLSQQRLVRSLLVAAKATENRLQDHEWDEFLAGPLVNMDPIIKARLLRGIRRADLGGAAAQQQLIGLLRADHLSSAQQALIVQLAEREQKALAVPLAILKEGREALAGGVESTLWALWSATGLAEHLTAASLRGGAAGASADRDLDAVMALFDFAGDSVELNPKLSLSGFITSVEEQELPIGTRDRSGIERDAVRILSAHAALGRQWSVVVVAGVQEGVWPNFGVTGSVMKQDQFIGLMDHGIAPSEYVVAMADQLAEERRLMHVAVSRASDELLITAVNSPDEVGVPSPFVNELAEAFPEAIVNVETVVNTAVGQNDGDAESDGKSTDTLSGNSHEQTLRVLSLESLLAELRAAAVSPEETETRRRQAARQLARLAKEEVPGAHPNSWWGLRPPSTDVALIEGKPIVVNPSKIESALKCPLKAMMDKSSPSEAMHLGSVFHLAAEAISKGVSVPEATEEIRRVFADLSGDPEWRRNQEIERWVEALHAWDHWISAKNDMGSEVKVKVALNQDVTIVGRIDRLIADSDGALQIVDIKTAKNPASKEEVQDHAQLATYQLALSCGQLIHSAKGTEIVSGDGVDTSGAYLVYPRKPAKGSIATREQAKLTEEQANQWKQRVKKAAESVVGPKAFAIAGDHCKFCSLRKACPAAEGQR; encoded by the coding sequence ATGAAGCTAGAGGGGATGCCGAAAGTCCGTTTTGTCCAGGGAGGGCTGGCTTCGGCGCGGTCCTGGCGGGGCACTGAGGCTGAGTTGCTATTGCCATCGCTAAACCCGGGCCTGGTCGTTGGCGGTAGCGTATCGCGGCAGCCCGTTGTCGGGATTTTGGGTGGGCCGGGCACGGGAAAAAGCTCTTTGTTGGTGGATCTCGCCGTGGACTACATGCTGGCCGGAGTCCCCGCGGAACGGATACTAGTAATTGCGCAGTCCAAAGAGGCGGCGGCGCAACTGCGCAAAAACGTAGATGCGCGTTTGGCTGCCCATCATGCGGAGTCGGCGGGGGAGAACTCTTCGGAATGGTTGAAGGGCGCTGGGCCCGGTGGCATGGTACGCGCCCTGCATTCTCTGGCATTCGCCGTAGTGAGGGATGCGGCGGTAGGACGGGGTGAGCCGGAGCCATCGTTGACCACAGGCGCCCGCCAGGATGCGGTTGTTCGACAATTGCTGGCGGGCCATGCTGAGGATGGGGGCAGCTACTGGCCGCAGTCCTTACGCCCGGCTTTGTCCTATCTGGGGATGGCACGAGCTGTCCGTGACTTTCTGCTGCGAGCGGCGGAACGCGGTCTAGACGGTTCGGATCTCCAGAAACTAGGGGAAGAAGAGGGTATTGAGCAGTGGGTCGCCGCCGGAAAATTTATGGATGAGTATCAGCAGACCATGCGTCTCGCATGGGAACCGAGCTTGAACGCTGCGGAGCTTGTCACCAAGGCACTGGCGGAAATTGATTTAGACCCGTCGGTCCTTTCGCGATGGGGCAAGGAAATTGTTCTGATAGACGATGCGGAGCATCTCTCTCCGGAGTCTGCGCGCCTTGTCCACCGCTTTGTCGAGCAGGCGGCGGTAGCCGTGATTGCGGGGGATGAGGATCAGTCGGTATTTCACTTTCGTGGAGCGAGCAATGAGTATCTTCGCAATGCAGGCCGGGGCGAATCCGGCCAGGTAATTGAGCTACAGCATTCGTACAGGTGCCGCCCGGAAGTGGCGGCCGTGGCCAATGCCGTGGCACAGAAGCTGCCGAAGCCTCCCTCCTACCGCGGCATTGAATCTGCGGGGATGGTCGAACGAGAAAAACCGGCAGAGCAGAAAGTGAGCAGAGCGCACGCCTCGGTGCGCATCTCCACGTTGCCGACGTCGCTGGCGGAGCGCGGAACTATTGCGGATTATTTGCGCCGGGCGCATGCAGAGCGAGGAATTGCGTGGCGGGACATGGCTGTTATTGTCCGTGCCGGAGCGGGGGAAACTTCGCTCTTCCGAGCCTTATCGCGGGCGGGAGTTCCTGTCCAAGTTGATCCCACGGATGTAGTGCTAAGCCAGCAGCGCCTGGTTCGCTCTCTGCTAGTTGCGGCTAAGGCGACCGAAAACCGGCTGCAGGATCATGAATGGGATGAGTTTCTCGCGGGGCCCTTGGTCAACATGGATCCAATTATCAAAGCACGACTGCTTCGCGGAATTCGTCGCGCAGATTTGGGCGGAGCAGCAGCTCAGCAGCAGCTTATTGGCTTGCTGCGGGCAGATCATCTGAGTTCGGCGCAACAGGCTCTTATAGTGCAGCTTGCGGAGAGGGAACAGAAAGCGCTGGCTGTACCGTTGGCAATTCTCAAAGAGGGCAGGGAGGCACTTGCCGGCGGGGTGGAATCGACACTGTGGGCGCTGTGGAGCGCAACCGGGCTCGCGGAGCACCTCACTGCGGCGTCGCTGCGAGGTGGAGCCGCTGGGGCATCGGCCGATAGGGACCTGGACGCGGTAATGGCGCTATTCGATTTCGCAGGCGACAGTGTGGAGCTGAACCCTAAGCTTTCATTGAGCGGCTTCATCACCTCGGTGGAAGAGCAGGAGCTACCAATCGGGACGCGGGATCGCAGCGGAATCGAGCGGGATGCGGTCCGAATCTTATCGGCTCACGCTGCGCTGGGGAGGCAATGGTCCGTAGTAGTCGTGGCAGGTGTCCAGGAAGGCGTGTGGCCGAATTTCGGGGTCACGGGCTCTGTTATGAAACAGGACCAGTTCATTGGCCTGATGGACCACGGAATCGCCCCCAGCGAGTATGTTGTGGCGATGGCGGATCAGCTCGCGGAAGAACGTCGCCTGATGCACGTCGCGGTATCCCGTGCATCCGACGAGCTGCTCATAACTGCGGTGAATTCTCCGGACGAGGTCGGTGTCCCCAGCCCATTCGTCAACGAGTTGGCAGAGGCCTTCCCCGAAGCGATCGTGAATGTCGAAACCGTCGTGAATACCGCGGTGGGCCAGAACGATGGCGATGCCGAAAGTGACGGTAAGAGCACGGACACGCTATCGGGAAATTCCCATGAGCAGACTCTCCGCGTCCTATCGTTGGAATCCCTGTTGGCCGAGTTGCGAGCGGCGGCAGTGTCTCCTGAAGAAACCGAGACTCGCCGTCGGCAAGCGGCTCGGCAGCTGGCTCGGTTGGCGAAAGAGGAAGTCCCGGGGGCTCACCCGAATTCTTGGTGGGGCTTGCGACCTCCGTCTACAGATGTTGCACTGATTGAGGGCAAGCCGATTGTGGTTAATCCTTCGAAAATTGAAAGTGCGCTCAAGTGCCCGCTGAAGGCGATGATGGACAAATCTTCACCGAGCGAGGCAATGCATCTGGGCTCGGTCTTCCACCTGGCGGCCGAAGCAATTTCCAAGGGCGTATCGGTGCCGGAGGCGACAGAGGAAATTCGCCGAGTGTTTGCAGATTTGTCTGGGGACCCTGAATGGAGACGAAACCAGGAGATAGAGCGCTGGGTGGAAGCCTTGCACGCATGGGATCACTGGATCTCGGCGAAGAACGATATGGGGTCTGAGGTAAAGGTCAAGGTGGCGTTGAATCAAGACGTCACGATTGTTGGCCGGATCGATAGGCTGATTGCAGATTCTGATGGTGCTCTGCAAATCGTCGACATTAAGACGGCGAAGAACCCTGCTTCGAAGGAAGAGGTGCAGGATCACGCACAGCTGGCAACGTATCAACTCGCGCTGTCCTGCGGACAGCTGATCCACAGCGCAAAAGGCACCGAGATTGTCAGCGGCGATGGCGTGGACACCTCCGGGGCGTACTTGGTCTATCCGCGAAAGCCCGCTAAAGGGTCCATTGCCACCCGGGAACAGGCAAAACTGACCGAAGAGCAAGCTAATCAATGGAAGCAAAGGGTGAAAAAGGCGGCAGAATCCGTGGTGGGGCCCAAGGCTTTCGCAATCGCGGGTGACCATTGCAAGTTCTGCTCACTGCGAAAAGCATGCCCAGCTGCAGAGGGACAGCGATAG